Proteins co-encoded in one Erwinia sp. genomic window:
- the dgkA gene encoding Diacylglycerol kinase (ID:JIFNMEKO_02800;~source:Prodigal:2.6): MASNNHGLKRIIKAAGYSWKGLCAAWQYECAFRQDVTMLLLLSILTAWLDVTAVERILLIGSVVLVIIVELINSAIEAVVDRIGSEIHPLAGRAKDIASAAVLVAILLSIMTWLMILFTR; encoded by the coding sequence ATGGCAAGTAACAATCACGGATTGAAACGGATCATCAAAGCAGCGGGTTATTCGTGGAAAGGGCTATGTGCTGCCTGGCAGTATGAGTGCGCATTTCGACAGGATGTGACGATGTTACTGCTTCTTTCGATATTGACCGCCTGGCTGGATGTGACGGCGGTTGAACGCATCTTACTGATCGGTTCCGTGGTGCTGGTTATCATTGTGGAGCTGATCAATAGCGCCATCGAAGCAGTGGTGGATCGGATAGGTAGCGAGATACATCCTCTTGCCGGGCGGGCGAAAGATATAGCTTCAGCAGCGGTGCTGGTGGCAATTTTACTGTCAATAATGACCTGGCTGATGATCCTGTTTACCCGCTAA
- the dinF gene encoding DNA damage-inducible protein F (ID:JIFNMEKO_02798;~source:Prodigal:2.6), with protein sequence MRWLTQADKQLWRLALPMILSNITVPLLGSVDTAIIGHLDSPRYLAGVAIGTTITSFAFMLLLFLRMSTTGLTAQAWGARNRQAIARSLVQPLLIALIAGGLFILFRTPLSQLALEVVGTQEDVAQQALLFLNIRWLSSPATLANLVILGWLLGVQYARAPVILLVVGNTVNIALDVLFVFGLGWGVEGAAAATVIAEYTTLLVGFFIIWRVLLQRGISLSQLKHAWRGELSSLLRLNRDIFLRSLLLQLCFFYLMKFGAQLGSEVVAVNAILLMFLTFTAYALDGFAYAVESCSGEAYGRRDSQHLISVWHAACRQAGLVAVAFALVYALAGPVIINRLTSLPELRTLAVHYLAWQVILPLCGVWCYLLDGMFVGATRASDMRNSMICAALGFALTLCTLPVLGNHGLWLAMTVFLLLRGLTLWLIWRYHWRHNSWFICR encoded by the coding sequence ATGCGCTGGCTGACACAGGCAGATAAGCAACTCTGGCGGCTGGCCCTGCCGATGATTCTCTCGAACATCACTGTTCCTCTGCTTGGTTCTGTTGACACGGCCATCATTGGTCATCTCGATAGCCCGCGTTATCTCGCGGGTGTTGCGATTGGCACCACAATAACCAGTTTTGCATTCATGTTGTTGTTGTTTTTGCGCATGAGTACTACCGGTTTGACAGCGCAGGCATGGGGGGCGCGAAACCGTCAGGCTATCGCCAGATCGCTGGTACAGCCTCTACTGATAGCGTTGATTGCGGGAGGGTTGTTTATTCTCTTCCGTACACCATTGAGTCAGCTGGCACTGGAAGTCGTCGGCACACAGGAGGATGTAGCGCAACAAGCGTTATTATTTCTTAATATTCGTTGGCTGAGTTCACCAGCGACATTAGCCAATCTTGTGATACTGGGCTGGCTGCTGGGGGTGCAGTATGCTCGTGCACCGGTGATCTTGCTGGTGGTGGGAAATACAGTAAATATAGCCCTCGATGTGCTGTTCGTCTTCGGTTTGGGGTGGGGAGTCGAAGGAGCTGCAGCTGCAACAGTGATTGCGGAATATACTACGCTGCTTGTCGGTTTTTTTATTATCTGGCGGGTGTTACTGCAACGCGGAATCAGTCTCAGTCAGTTAAAACATGCCTGGCGAGGAGAGCTATCCTCGTTGTTGCGACTCAATCGCGATATTTTTTTGCGTTCTCTGCTGTTACAACTCTGTTTTTTTTATCTGATGAAGTTCGGTGCACAGCTGGGCAGTGAGGTAGTGGCAGTTAATGCCATTCTGCTGATGTTTCTTACTTTTACAGCTTACGCCCTTGACGGTTTTGCTTACGCTGTTGAATCGTGTTCTGGTGAAGCTTATGGGCGTCGTGACAGCCAGCATCTTATTTCTGTGTGGCATGCAGCCTGCCGCCAGGCAGGGCTGGTTGCAGTGGCATTTGCGTTAGTTTATGCCCTTGCCGGGCCGGTGATCATTAATCGATTAACCTCGTTGCCAGAGCTGCGAACGCTGGCTGTTCACTATCTGGCCTGGCAGGTGATATTACCGCTTTGTGGCGTCTGGTGTTATCTGCTCGATGGCATGTTTGTTGGCGCAACACGTGCCAGTGATATGCGTAACAGTATGATCTGCGCGGCACTGGGTTTTGCGCTTACGCTTTGTACATTACCAGTATTAGGCAATCATGGATTATGGCTGGCAATGACGGTATTTCTCTTACTTAGAGGCTTGACGCTGTGGCTGATATGGCGTTACCACTGGCGACATAATAGCTGGTTTATTTGTCGTTAA
- the lexA gene encoding LexA repressor (ID:JIFNMEKO_02799;~source:Prodigal:2.6): protein MKALTARQQQVYDLIRDHINHTGMPPTRAEIAAQLGFRSPNAAEEHLKALARKGVIEIVSGASRGIRLMMESTEEGLPLIGRVAAGEPILAQEHIEGRYAVDATLFKPSADFLLRVSGMSMKDIGIMDGDLLAVHKTQEVRNGQVVVARIDDEVTVKRLQKQGSSVQLFPENSEFSPIQVDLRQQSFSIEGLAVGVIRNSNDW, encoded by the coding sequence ATGAAAGCATTAACAGCAAGGCAGCAGCAGGTTTATGATCTGATCCGTGACCATATTAATCATACCGGCATGCCGCCGACACGAGCTGAAATTGCCGCCCAACTTGGTTTTCGTTCTCCGAACGCCGCAGAAGAACACCTCAAAGCACTGGCGCGCAAGGGCGTGATTGAGATTGTTTCTGGCGCATCACGGGGTATCCGCCTGATGATGGAAAGTACCGAAGAGGGATTGCCGCTGATTGGCCGTGTTGCTGCCGGTGAACCTATTCTTGCTCAGGAGCATATAGAAGGGCGCTATGCGGTTGATGCAACGTTGTTCAAACCTTCTGCCGACTTTTTGCTTCGGGTTAGTGGTATGTCAATGAAAGATATAGGTATTATGGATGGTGATCTTCTTGCTGTGCATAAGACTCAGGAGGTTCGCAATGGACAAGTGGTGGTGGCGCGCATAGATGATGAAGTGACCGTCAAACGCCTGCAAAAACAGGGCAGCTCCGTACAATTGTTTCCCGAAAATAGTGAGTTTTCCCCTATCCAGGTCGATCTCCGTCAGCAGAGTTTCTCTATAGAAGGGCTGGCTGTTGGCGTCATCCGTAACAGCAATGACTGGTAA
- the plsB gene encoding Glycerol-3-phosphate acyltransferase (ID:JIFNMEKO_02801;~source:Prodigal:2.6), translating into MSGWRNLYYKLLNFPFRLFVRSKVIPADPVSELGLDTSLPIMYVLPYDSKADLMALREQCRKQGLPDPLDPLEVEGVVLPRYVFIHDGSRVFPYYVPNPASEKLFHEYLDLHHSNPQLDVQMVPVSVMFGRAPGRETPGEEQPHLRILNGIEKFFAVLWLGRDSFVRFSQPVSLRRMATEHGTDKTIAQKLARVARIHFARQRLAAVGPRLPVRQELFNRLLQSKAIAKAVEDEARSKKISHEKAQQNAVALMEEIAANFSYEIIRLSDRVIGWTWSKLYQGINVHGGERVRQLAQDGHEIVYVPCHRSHMDYLLLSYVLYHQGLVPPHIAAGINLNFWPAGPIFRRLGAFFIRRSFKGNKLYSTVFREYLGELFTRGYSVEYFVEGGRSRTGRLLDPKTGTLTMTLQAMLRGGNRPITLVPIYIGYEHVMEVATYAKELRGAAKEKEGFGQMVRGLRKLRNLGQGYVNFGEPLPLINYLNAEVPEWRDAIDPIEAQRPGWLTPTVNDIAKRVMVRINSAAAANAMNLCVTALLASRQLSLTREQLSEQLACYLQLLRNVPYSSESTVPDSTAEALIEHAINMNKFDIRQDTIGEIIVLPAEQAVLMTYYRNNIHHLLVMPSLIAAILIPHPRLHKDELVEQILVIYPMLKRELFLRWDKTELAELTEALVSELHRQGLVAIEDDGMLIAAANSGTLQLLAAGVCDTLQRYAITFSILRANPAINRGTLEKESRTLAQRLSVLHGINAPEFFDKAVFSSLVLTLRDEGYISDSGDANVAKASQVYQMLASLISAEISATIESASEPE; encoded by the coding sequence ATGTCAGGTTGGCGTAACTTATATTATAAATTATTGAATTTCCCCTTTAGGCTCTTTGTGAGAAGCAAGGTCATTCCTGCTGATCCGGTAAGCGAGCTGGGTTTAGATACCTCTCTTCCTATTATGTACGTCCTGCCTTACGATTCAAAGGCTGATCTGATGGCACTGCGTGAACAGTGCCGGAAGCAAGGGCTTCCCGATCCCCTCGATCCACTGGAAGTAGAAGGTGTGGTTTTACCCCGTTACGTGTTTATTCATGACGGATCACGTGTTTTTCCCTACTATGTTCCAAATCCTGCTTCAGAAAAATTATTTCACGAATATTTGGACCTTCACCATAGTAATCCGCAACTTGATGTACAAATGGTACCGGTTTCAGTGATGTTTGGTCGGGCTCCGGGCCGTGAGACGCCTGGAGAAGAGCAACCTCATCTACGGATACTCAACGGTATTGAAAAATTCTTTGCCGTCCTGTGGTTAGGTCGGGATAGCTTCGTGCGTTTCTCACAGCCTGTCTCATTGCGCCGGATGGCGACCGAACATGGCACAGATAAAACTATTGCTCAAAAGCTGGCCAGAGTCGCGCGGATCCATTTTGCCCGACAACGCCTTGCAGCGGTCGGCCCTCGACTGCCCGTTCGTCAGGAGTTGTTTAATAGATTGCTGCAATCGAAAGCCATCGCTAAAGCCGTCGAAGATGAAGCACGCAGCAAGAAAATTTCACACGAAAAAGCACAGCAAAACGCTGTTGCGCTGATGGAAGAGATCGCGGCTAACTTCTCTTATGAAATTATCCGTCTTTCCGACAGAGTCATCGGCTGGACCTGGAGCAAGCTGTATCAGGGGATTAACGTTCATGGTGGCGAACGTGTCAGACAATTAGCGCAGGATGGTCATGAAATTGTCTACGTACCCTGCCACCGCAGCCATATGGATTATCTGCTTCTTTCCTATGTGCTCTATCATCAGGGGCTGGTACCACCGCATATCGCTGCGGGAATTAATCTCAATTTCTGGCCAGCAGGCCCAATATTTCGTCGCCTCGGGGCTTTCTTTATTCGCCGTTCATTTAAAGGTAATAAGCTTTATTCAACAGTTTTCCGTGAATATCTCGGCGAACTGTTTACCCGTGGCTACTCTGTAGAATATTTTGTCGAAGGTGGACGTTCACGTACTGGTCGTTTACTCGATCCGAAAACCGGTACACTGACCATGACACTACAGGCGATGCTACGAGGTGGTAACCGCCCGATTACACTGGTGCCAATTTATATTGGTTATGAGCATGTGATGGAGGTTGCCACCTACGCCAAAGAGCTCCGTGGTGCTGCAAAAGAGAAAGAGGGCTTTGGCCAAATGGTGCGCGGGCTGCGCAAGCTACGTAACCTCGGACAGGGTTATGTTAACTTTGGTGAACCCTTGCCGCTCATTAACTACCTCAATGCTGAAGTACCTGAGTGGCGTGATGCCATCGACCCGATTGAAGCACAACGTCCAGGGTGGCTGACACCCACTGTTAATGATATTGCCAAACGTGTCATGGTAAGAATAAACAGCGCGGCAGCAGCGAATGCGATGAATCTTTGCGTAACGGCCTTGCTTGCTTCGCGTCAGCTCTCTCTGACGCGCGAACAGCTTAGCGAACAATTAGCCTGTTATCTGCAGTTACTGCGTAACGTTCCTTACTCATCAGAGAGTACCGTGCCTGATTCAACGGCTGAAGCGTTGATCGAACATGCTATCAACATGAATAAGTTTGATATCCGGCAGGATACCATCGGTGAAATTATTGTGCTGCCGGCAGAGCAAGCCGTGCTGATGACCTACTACCGCAATAATATCCATCATCTGCTGGTCATGCCGTCATTGATCGCTGCGATTTTGATACCACATCCGCGACTGCATAAAGATGAACTGGTAGAGCAAATTCTTGTCATCTATCCGATGCTCAAGCGAGAGCTCTTTCTGCGTTGGGATAAGACGGAGCTGGCCGAGTTAACTGAAGCATTGGTCAGTGAACTGCATCGTCAGGGTCTGGTAGCGATAGAAGATGATGGCATGCTAATCGCCGCGGCCAACAGTGGCACGTTACAGCTTCTGGCGGCAGGAGTTTGCGACACATTGCAGCGCTATGCGATCACATTCTCTATCCTGCGAGCCAACCCTGCTATCAATCGGGGAACACTGGAGAAAGAGAGTCGAACTCTGGCTCAGCGACTCTCTGTATTGCATGGCATCAATGCACCGGAATTTTTCGATAAGGCGGTCTTCTCATCACTGGTACTCACCTTGCGCGATGAAGGTTATATCAGTGACAGTGGTGATGCGAATGTTGCTAAAGCTTCGCAAGTGTATCAGATGCTTGCCAGTCTGATTTCTGCAGAGATTAGCGCGACAATCGAAAGTGCCAGTGAACCGGAGTAG